The Bacillus sp. NEB1478 genome contains the following window.
ACCTTCACAAACAATGGAACAACGGATTGATTATCGGCGGAACGAGTGCCGGTGCTGCAGTCATGAGCAGATTGATGATTATTTCTTCTAAGCTTTATGAAAAAGAGGATATTTCTGTTTTGGAGATGGGCTCAGGCTTTGGCTTTTTAGAAGACGTTATTATAGATCAGCATTTTTCTCAACGAGATCGTTTTAGCCGGCTAATGCGGGCCATCGCGTTAAATCCCCAGATCATTGGCATCGGTATCGATGAAAACACGGCCATTTGGGTACATAATGATGGTGAACAATTTGAAGTAATCGGCGAATATAACGTAAGCATATTTGATGGAAAGACTTCCACTTACATTGATATTGCTGAAAACAAAGGGAACATGACCATATCCGATATCCGTTTCCATACGCTGGGTGCGGGCGCGGTTTTCAATTTACACACACGAGAATTGATCATCTCTTAAGGAGCGAACGAATAAAATGAAAATCAATCGCGTCAATTATTTAACAGGACCTAACCTTTACAGCTTCAAACCTACTATCTGGATTGAACTTGATATAGAAGAATACGAGGAAAAGCCGTCTAACATGCTGCCGGGTTTCACTGAAAACTTATTGCGAGTCATCCCTACCCTACACACGCATTCATGCTCGAGAGGCTATGCTGGCGGGTTTGTAGAAAGACTGCATGAAGGTACCTGGATGGGACATATTTTAGAGCATATCGCACTCGAGATTCAACACCTTGCAGGTATTAAGGTAAAACGCGGCAAGACCATTACGAGCGAGCGAAAGGGTATTTATTTCGTAACCTATGATTATGTAGAGCCGAAGTCTGGGTTCTACGCGTTTGAAGCAGCCATTGAAATCGTGACAGCTATTTTAGAAGGAAAAGAGATCAGTGCAGGTTCTTATATCCAGCACACGTCTGATCTTTATCACATGCATAAACTAGGTCCTAGTACAGAAGCGATCTATCAGGCAGCTCGAGCACGCAAAATCCCAGTCGAACGAATCGGATCAAACAGCATCCTTAGACTCGGAACGGGCAGAAAGCAAAAGTCTGTGCAAGCTACCATTTCTTCTCAGTCATCTTATTTAGCTGTGGAAAACTCGTGTGATAAAGACATGACAAAAACGCTGCTTAAAAGTGCAGGTCTTCCTGTACCCTCTGGTGATGTTGTATCAAACGAGTATGACCTCCTTAAGTCGGCTGAAAAAATCGGCTACCCGCTGGTAATTAAGCCGCTGAACGGACGACAAGGACAGAATATTGTAACAGACATTCGAAATGATGACGATTTAATCACGGCATTCCGCTGTGTATATAGTGAAGGAACGCTATATATTCTTGAGCGTTATTATGCTGGAAATGATTATCGCTTTTTTGTTGTTAACGGTGAATTGGTAGCCGCAAGTTTGCGCATGCCCCCTATCTTGATCGGAGATGGACGCAAAACGATTGCTGAATTAATTGAAGAAGAAAACGTAAACCCGCTGCGCGGTGAGGGGCACGAGAAGGCGATGACAAAGATCCCTCTCGATGAACGAACAGTTGTGCATCTTGAAAAATGCGGTTATTCTCTGGAATCTGTTCTAAAAAAAGGACAAGCTTTGGCCGTTCTTGGAAACGCAAACCTTTCGACTGGAGGTTCTGCGGTAGATGTAACGGATGAAGTTCATCCTCAATATCGCAAAATGGCGATCGAAGCGGCGACGGCTGTCGGTTTAGATATCGCAGGAATCGATATCCTTTCTACCGATGTTACGGTTCCTTTTATAGAAGGCGAAGCTGCTATCCTTGAAGTGAACGCAGCTCCAGGCATCCGCATGCACCTCTATCCATCGAAAGGAAAAAGCCGTGATGCAGGCGGAGCAATCGTTGACTATTTGTTCTCTTCAAGAGAAGAAGCTGCGATTCCTGTAGTTGCTGTAACAGGTACAAATGGTAAAACAACCACTTCCCGCTTGGTTTCACACTTGCTGAAAAAAGATAATGTGACGGTTGGCCTGACTTGTTCTGATGGCGTCTGGGTGGGTGATCAGCAATTGGATTCAGGAGATTGCAGCGGTCCTAAGAGTGCACGCAAAGTTTTATCACATCCAGGGGTTGATGTTGCAGTTTTGGAAACAGCGAGAGGCGGGATGCTCCGAGAAGGACTCGCTTTCCGTTATTGTGATGTGGGAATTGTAACGAACGTCAGCGAAGATCACCTTGGGCTGAATGGTGTTGAAACATTAGAAGACCTTAAGAAGCTGAAGCAAACGATCCCTGAAGTTGTTCTTCCGGAAGGTACGTGCATTTTAAATGCAGATGATCCGCTTTGCGTGGATATGGCGCAGCATACGAACGGTGAAGTCGTCTATTTTTCGCTGTCACTCATGAACCCTGTTGTTCAAGAGGCGTTAACGAAAGGCTCTAAAGTTTGGTATTTGGAGAGCGACTGGGTGATGTTCAGCGAGAAGGGAAAAACAGAAAGGTTCTTGCCTGTCTCTCATATTCCGCTGACGATAAATGGTGCAGCTCGTCATAATGTCGCAAATGTACTTGCGGCTTTGGCTGCTGCTCAATCTTTAGGGCATCAATTATCCGAACTGCGCAGCAAGATTATTACGTTTCTGCCGACTGAGACTCAGAATCGTGGCCGTTTCAATATCGTAAACATTCAAGACCGAACGATCGTAGTAGATTACGCACACAATCCGGCTGGATTAAAAGCGCTATTCGAAACGGTTGATCATCTGAAAAAGGGACGAGTCATCACAGTTGGATCCGCCGCAGGCGACAGAAAGGACACGACCATTCAAGAGATGGGCCGAATTTTTGGCAGTCATTCTGATATTTTTATCATTAAGGAAGACGTAAACTTGCGCGGGCGTATACCTGGCGAGACTGTTCATCTGCTTTATACAGGTATTAAAGAATCCCAGCGCAAACCAGACATACATGTATATCCAAAAGAACTTGATGCCATGATTCAGGCTTGGGAACGCTCACTGCCAAATGACATTATTGTCTTCCTCTATGACGAGTACACTTCCATAGAGTGCTTCCTGCAAAAAATCAAAAACTCTCAACCTATTTTACAAAAAGCAGAATAAGAAAAAACAGTGCAGTTTCTCAATTGGAGGAGATGCACTGTTTTTTCTTTAAGTTTTTATCTAGATTCCAATTCGGATTCATTTAAGTATCTCAAATAATCTAAATCTATGTTGTCATTCGTATACCCATAACCATCATACCCATCCAATCCCGGTGTAGCTCTTTTTCCCGCACCATCATACGGGACCCAGCCAAAATACATTTGCTGATTAAGATTGAATTCTATGAATGGACTTGTTTGCCCTTTTGTTTTCGATTTTACAACAGACTCTATCACGGTTTGCCACTCTTTTGGAAGTTTGAGAACACCATACGACTTTTGATTAACCGCGATTGTCTTTTTCATCTGTACTTTAGGAGAATAATAATGTTCTGTCCCATTGTCTATTGAATAGTTCCTGTCTTTTGATAAATAAAAATCAATATCACTTACTTTATCTTTTGGATCCATGTTCCACACGATGCAGAACGTCGATGGGTCATTTATATCAATCCGCCACAAACGAGGTTCTCCCCTGTTTCCTGCATAGAGCATCTTCCATTCGTGCTTTTTCCATTCCCAATAGCTTGTGCCGTAATGTCCTTCTTTTGTAATAAACGGAACAAAGTAATGACGGGAATCCACCTGAAGTGCTTTTTGAACTTTATTGGCTGGATCTTCAATTAAAAAGTTATTGATCCCGTTGATGATTTGATTATTAGATAGAAATGGTTCAGGCTTCGAAAAATAAAATCTATTTATAAGTAGAACAGCGGATAGAATTAGAATGATTCCAAGAATGGTGAACAGATAGCGTTTCTTTTTCAAGCTACTCCACTCCTTTCAGCAGCGAATGCTCAGAGCGGAAATAATATTGTTTTTGGTATAAAGTGATAAGCAAACCTCTTCCGTCTTCTTCCATATAAATCATTGGCTCGGTTTCACTCCCCCATTTCGGGATAGCCCCTGTCAGCTGATAAGGAAATCGTTCTTTTCTGTCTTCTGGCTCAATCTCCATCGTAATCGTCTCATTTACCCACTCATCACTATGCATATCTGCAGGTTTCATCTTCTGTATGACTTTAATGAGGTTTTCATTTAGTTCGGCGTTTTTTGCAGATGGATGCAGTTGAATAATAGCCGGTTTATCTACCTTTGCGATATATGTAGAAAGCTTGTCGTCAGGATACATCGCGTTATAAATTTGAAGTGATCCCAGTGCACCTGCTAAGAAAATAAAGTTTGTAAAGAATCCAAGCCATGCGAACCGACGATACACTTTCCATCTTCCTTTCCGATTTCTGAAGCTGAGATAAAGTAACCAAACCCCGAGCGGTAAGACGGGAATCTTCACCTTCGTATGCGCGACTTCAATATTAAAGGAAAATGTAACAAAACCGGCAGCTACTATGATTATGACTTTCCAGATTTTTGGCTTCACATCTTGTTTTCTATAAATACGATAAATAAGAAATCCAATGATAATCCAAGCTATGGTTGTCGTTAATAATGATGCCAAGTTGAAATCATAATCAAAATGAATGATAAAAACACCGCCTTCTGTAAATCCTAATTAGGAATATTGTACCAATAATTTAAGTTTGTGGGTTATATTGGAAATAAAAAAAAGTATTACTTTTTAAAGTAATGCCCTGACCTAATGCTTTATTTTTTCTGAATCTCTTTCACCACAATTGCTTGTGATGCACTCTTGATGAGGCACCCTTCTAAATCTTCTTCTTTTAAAAATCCTAATGTGAGTGCTGATTTCACTTTGTCTTCATCCGGTTTTTTAACGAGCTGGATAAGATCATTCATATTTAATTGTTCTAATTTTTGAACGGTCTTCTCATCATTAAATTTTTCTGATTTCCTGATTTGGCGCTGGAGCTTGTAATTATTTACGGTTACTTCGCCTTTTTCGTTTTTCCCAACCATGCTGTCAAAATAAATATGAAAAACTTTCTTGAGCTCATCTAGTTCTTTTTCGAT
Protein-coding sequences here:
- the cphA gene encoding cyanophycin synthetase, which translates into the protein MKINRVNYLTGPNLYSFKPTIWIELDIEEYEEKPSNMLPGFTENLLRVIPTLHTHSCSRGYAGGFVERLHEGTWMGHILEHIALEIQHLAGIKVKRGKTITSERKGIYFVTYDYVEPKSGFYAFEAAIEIVTAILEGKEISAGSYIQHTSDLYHMHKLGPSTEAIYQAARARKIPVERIGSNSILRLGTGRKQKSVQATISSQSSYLAVENSCDKDMTKTLLKSAGLPVPSGDVVSNEYDLLKSAEKIGYPLVIKPLNGRQGQNIVTDIRNDDDLITAFRCVYSEGTLYILERYYAGNDYRFFVVNGELVAASLRMPPILIGDGRKTIAELIEEENVNPLRGEGHEKAMTKIPLDERTVVHLEKCGYSLESVLKKGQALAVLGNANLSTGGSAVDVTDEVHPQYRKMAIEAATAVGLDIAGIDILSTDVTVPFIEGEAAILEVNAAPGIRMHLYPSKGKSRDAGGAIVDYLFSSREEAAIPVVAVTGTNGKTTTSRLVSHLLKKDNVTVGLTCSDGVWVGDQQLDSGDCSGPKSARKVLSHPGVDVAVLETARGGMLREGLAFRYCDVGIVTNVSEDHLGLNGVETLEDLKKLKQTIPEVVLPEGTCILNADDPLCVDMAQHTNGEVVYFSLSLMNPVVQEALTKGSKVWYLESDWVMFSEKGKTERFLPVSHIPLTINGAARHNVANVLAALAAAQSLGHQLSELRSKIITFLPTETQNRGRFNIVNIQDRTIVVDYAHNPAGLKALFETVDHLKKGRVITVGSAAGDRKDTTIQEMGRIFGSHSDIFIIKEDVNLRGRIPGETVHLLYTGIKESQRKPDIHVYPKELDAMIQAWERSLPNDIIVFLYDEYTSIECFLQKIKNSQPILQKAE
- a CDS encoding cyanophycinase, with product MAKGDLLIIGGNEDKSENKLILSRFAALCRNRQGPIGILTTATGLPEEVGGEYERLFKSLHGTKPILFHLDSREKAEDPALPEQLSSLSGLFMTGGDQLRLTSILGGTSFYKHLHKQWNNGLIIGGTSAGAAVMSRLMIISSKLYEKEDISVLEMGSGFGFLEDVIIDQHFSQRDRFSRLMRAIALNPQIIGIGIDENTAIWVHNDGEQFEVIGEYNVSIFDGKTSTYIDIAENKGNMTISDIRFHTLGAGAVFNLHTRELIIS